The following coding sequences are from one Aulosira sp. FACHB-615 window:
- a CDS encoding pentapeptide repeat-containing protein, translated as MFVFLCGLFLSFSLPASAVAAQTQLERTPLTLEILQERISKPILREGNLTVDLRQMVIDLRPENSSFRDTFYQLLRKELQKAGAKPLGLDLSYSVIQGDFIGSDLGLRTPLYAQAIAPIFTATEQAQLESLRLVCLQSLAITLPNSKDCRSLLATDSNTSGEINVFRGTLTMVNTRFNGQVNFLNTFFLQAVDAQNAIFLQSANWSETRFSRLVSFMNATFRQGTNFQGGIFFDNVNFKQAQFQELADFRSSFFVQSANFNQALFKQLAKFAKVQWQGNINFADVRFAGQAQFTKANFNQFLLLTEATFEQAVSFREAQFNQPVNLRGASILNLADFSDAIFAKTAFLNVPGLSFNSNQAKILGNLGQIGKRFCVPGLQGNQNVLRNLSQNFRQQQQIADANQLEYLKQRLRLIELSQRLLRTNINSAAITQLINLGFSATQAEEIINRRQFRIFRNSSELLTLADIDLETYHKLSDHLSFGEPLALGGWILQAWSWLALSLLLLLSGYGTSFWLAFGVGGVAIAYFGLLFWLVDRCRRLHPIPIVPTYYETVAILLGFSCIEFFSLLAIFRNAEQPWLTLGCLLMIIIPVPITLIIRLYQQGRYHDLMDVSYFTEDGTFRQLRLLIGRLPVIPRNQTFRERYMPLLSDRRWNWLNYYDFSLNNLVRLGFNDIRLRDQHLPGIIATLAWYQWSLGVLYITLILWTLSRTIPGLNLLIYLK; from the coding sequence ATGTTTGTGTTCCTCTGCGGTTTATTTTTGAGTTTTTCACTACCTGCGTCTGCTGTCGCTGCACAAACGCAACTCGAACGCACACCCCTAACGCTAGAAATTTTACAAGAAAGAATAAGTAAACCAATACTCCGCGAAGGTAATTTAACTGTTGATTTGCGGCAAATGGTAATTGATTTGCGTCCAGAAAATAGCAGTTTTCGAGATACTTTTTATCAGTTGTTGCGGAAAGAATTACAAAAGGCTGGTGCGAAACCTTTGGGTTTAGATTTGAGTTATTCTGTAATTCAAGGTGATTTTATTGGCAGTGATTTGGGTTTACGTACACCTTTATATGCTCAGGCGATCGCACCAATTTTCACTGCTACTGAACAAGCACAATTAGAAAGTTTACGTCTGGTTTGTTTACAATCACTAGCTATTACTTTACCCAATTCTAAAGATTGTCGCTCACTCTTGGCAACTGATTCAAATACCTCTGGCGAAATTAATGTTTTTCGTGGCACTTTAACGATGGTAAATACGAGGTTTAATGGACAAGTTAATTTTCTGAATACTTTCTTTCTTCAGGCTGTCGATGCTCAAAATGCCATATTCTTACAATCAGCAAACTGGAGTGAAACTAGATTTAGTCGTTTGGTTAGCTTTATGAATGCCACTTTCCGCCAAGGAACTAATTTTCAAGGTGGGATTTTTTTTGATAACGTTAATTTTAAACAAGCCCAATTTCAAGAACTGGCTGATTTTCGTAGTAGTTTTTTTGTTCAATCTGCTAACTTTAATCAAGCTTTGTTTAAGCAGTTGGCTAAATTCGCTAAAGTGCAATGGCAAGGTAATATTAATTTTGCAGATGTTCGCTTTGCTGGTCAAGCCCAATTTACTAAAGCCAACTTTAATCAGTTTCTGTTATTAACAGAGGCGACTTTTGAACAAGCTGTGAGTTTTCGGGAAGCCCAATTTAATCAGCCTGTGAATTTACGCGGTGCTAGTATTCTCAATTTAGCAGATTTTAGTGATGCAATTTTTGCGAAAACTGCTTTTTTAAATGTGCCAGGATTGAGTTTTAATTCTAACCAAGCCAAAATCTTAGGAAATCTTGGTCAAATTGGTAAGAGGTTTTGTGTACCAGGTTTACAAGGTAATCAAAATGTTTTGCGGAATTTAAGCCAGAATTTTCGCCAGCAACAACAAATTGCTGATGCTAATCAATTAGAGTATCTCAAACAGCGACTTAGATTAATTGAGTTGAGTCAAAGGTTGTTAAGAACAAATATTAATAGTGCTGCAATAACTCAGTTGATAAATTTGGGTTTTTCCGCAACCCAAGCAGAAGAAATTATTAACCGTCGTCAGTTCAGAATATTTCGTAATAGTTCTGAGTTATTAACTTTAGCAGATATTGATTTAGAAACATATCATAAACTGAGCGATCACCTGAGTTTTGGTGAACCTCTAGCTTTAGGTGGATGGATATTACAAGCTTGGAGTTGGTTAGCTTTAAGTTTACTGCTATTACTAAGTGGTTATGGCACAAGTTTTTGGTTAGCTTTTGGTGTAGGTGGTGTAGCGATCGCGTATTTTGGGTTACTCTTTTGGTTAGTAGATCGTTGTCGTCGTCTTCATCCCATACCAATAGTTCCCACCTACTACGAAACTGTTGCGATATTGTTAGGTTTTAGTTGTATAGAATTTTTCAGTTTATTAGCTATATTCCGCAATGCCGAACAGCCTTGGCTAACCTTGGGATGTTTATTGATGATTATTATCCCAGTGCCAATCACTTTAATAATTCGATTATATCAACAAGGACGCTATCATGACTTAATGGATGTTTCTTACTTCACCGAAGATGGAACATTCCGCCAATTGCGATTATTAATTGGACGTTTACCAGTGATTCCCCGCAATCAAACATTTCGGGAAAGATATATGCCATTATTGAGCGATCGCCGTTGGAATTGGTTAAATTACTATGACTTTAGCCTGAATAATTTAGTGCGATTAGGATTTAATGATATTCGATTACGTGACCAACATTTACCAGGAATTATTGCTACCCTTGCTTGGTATCAATGGAGCTTGGGTGTACTTTATATTACCCTCATTTTGTGGACGCTTTCTCGTACAATTCCTGGATTAAATTTACTGATTTATCTAAAATAA
- a CDS encoding zinc-binding dehydrogenase, whose translation MKAVLMTAAGSPEVLQLQEVPTPSVPLDNRQLLVRLVAAGVNPIDTKLRKRGTFYPDQMPAILGCDGAGVVEAVGAGVQKFRPGDAVFFCYGGLGGYQGNYAEYTVVDERFVARKPTSVSFAEAAAAPLVLITAWEALYERGRLEPGEQVLIHAGAGGVGHVAIQLAKLKGAAVATTVSTQEKANFVQQLGADYPIFYKQTDFVQATLDWTGGGGVDLAFDTVGGETFQKTFPAVRVYGDIVTILEPDANTVWKTARNRNLRIGLELMLTPMLLGLDESLQHHGEILSQCATWMGQGKLKIQVNHQFPLKDAAKAHELIETGAIAGKIVLLISDE comes from the coding sequence GTGAAAGCCGTCTTAATGACAGCAGCCGGTAGTCCCGAAGTACTGCAATTACAGGAAGTACCAACCCCTAGTGTTCCTTTGGATAATAGGCAACTTTTAGTCCGCTTGGTAGCGGCTGGGGTGAACCCGATTGATACGAAACTGCGTAAACGTGGCACTTTTTACCCTGATCAAATGCCGGCAATTTTAGGATGTGATGGTGCTGGTGTTGTGGAAGCGGTGGGTGCTGGTGTACAAAAGTTTCGTCCAGGGGATGCGGTGTTTTTCTGCTATGGTGGTTTAGGTGGATACCAAGGTAATTATGCAGAATATACGGTTGTCGATGAGCGATTTGTGGCGCGTAAACCTACATCTGTGTCTTTTGCGGAAGCCGCAGCCGCACCGTTGGTATTGATTACGGCTTGGGAAGCTTTATATGAACGGGGAAGATTGGAACCAGGGGAACAAGTACTAATTCATGCTGGTGCTGGTGGTGTGGGACACGTAGCTATACAACTGGCGAAACTCAAGGGTGCGGCTGTTGCTACAACGGTGAGTACTCAGGAAAAGGCGAATTTTGTGCAGCAACTTGGCGCAGATTACCCGATATTTTACAAACAAACAGATTTTGTTCAAGCTACTTTAGATTGGACTGGTGGCGGAGGTGTAGATTTAGCGTTTGATACCGTTGGTGGCGAGACTTTTCAAAAAACCTTTCCGGCGGTGCGGGTGTATGGTGATATTGTGACGATTCTGGAACCTGATGCGAATACGGTGTGGAAAACGGCGCGGAATCGCAATCTCCGCATTGGCTTGGAATTGATGCTAACACCGATGTTGTTAGGACTGGATGAAAGTTTGCAACATCATGGGGAAATTTTGTCACAGTGCGCGACTTGGATGGGACAAGGGAAGCTGAAAATCCAGGTTAATCATCAGTTTCCGTTAAAAGATGCAGCAAAAGCCCATGAATTAATTGAAACTGGTGCGATCGCGGGTAAAATTGTGCTGCTGATTAGTGATGAATGA
- a CDS encoding GNAT family N-acetyltransferase, producing MVKISKRKVTKSEAELLVRQIKLTPNIIGYSLTEWMAAENIIVAEDEEGKMLGVCLNYDIDKDWYKIAALFVFEEFRGKGIGKLLFYESYKDAVSRHKHLYTISANEIVIKMMRDLNFLLFDNLLMMPKMGSQHKWILCWHSLIWIMNFYRIKEIIRKSIVYPHHTNFVYGIHIVQCK from the coding sequence ATGGTGAAAATCTCGAAAAGAAAAGTTACTAAGTCTGAAGCGGAGTTACTTGTTAGACAAATCAAGCTCACACCTAACATTATTGGTTATTCCTTAACCGAGTGGATGGCAGCAGAAAATATAATAGTAGCTGAAGACGAAGAAGGGAAAATGCTAGGAGTTTGTTTAAATTATGATATTGATAAAGATTGGTATAAAATAGCAGCTTTATTTGTATTTGAGGAATTTCGCGGAAAAGGCATTGGCAAATTATTGTTTTATGAATCATATAAAGATGCTGTAAGCAGACACAAGCATTTATATACCATCAGTGCTAATGAAATTGTTATAAAAATGATGAGAGATTTAAATTTTTTGTTATTTGACAATTTATTAATGATGCCTAAAATGGGTAGTCAACATAAATGGATATTATGTTGGCATTCTCTAATATGGATCATGAATTTTTATAGAATTAAAGAAATAATTAGGAAATCAATAGTTTATCCGCATCATACCAACTTTGTTTATGGTATTCATATTGTTCAGTGTAAATAG
- a CDS encoding AAA-like domain-containing protein — MNPDTSFKSAFNYYKVGGSLSPEHPSYVKRQADTELYESLKNGDFCCVFNSRQMGKSSLRVQVTKKLAEEGIKCTSIDMTTIGSSEQIAENFYADITFELWSAFLDDISNFYPWWKEHQLLSPLQRLSQFIDKVLLITITQNIVIFIDEIDNLINRKAKDEFLEFIRACYNQRADKLQYKRITFCLLGVVTPSDLKDKKGIPFNIGKTIELAGFSLEEAQQSLTKGLVQKVDAPEVVLQEILSWTGGQPFLTQKLCKLILEKGENAKLNIDDIVENYIVKNWEFYDDPEHLRTIKNRLLIGKISAYNRLKIYQQILHEQHIDADDSTEQISLRLSGLVVKQQSKLKVCNKIYENVFNQSWVEKNLATLPQLLDVDVNTELKSSNILNYSLLVPIALILAIISSISLGFSYIVVESQPWNQAYNSSNIGAILECLRVCFLLTLEVYVICSEFSQEAIQLIQEKRLYLRRRVTCLVGFIFCLMLVFHHFWYGPHQLLGNSQVTTEEYFHQYLIPYIWYFPYSIVNFIVIGVPLSSLSIHVVIEDCNKLRIKIKKYKNYLTQVTNEISLLSYIDNNEIIQQFKQIYWYFYEKINRPLNLLLGIVILIYFDATFSKSTLSHSAYFWTQLFCIFGFMTPAIVLILWGLLAYRKSREDTIGVLFNFNCDFTEIESQYSTFNLLKKIVRSNIFLITICIICCLQIIYTIFKF; from the coding sequence ATGAACCCTGATACATCATTTAAGTCAGCTTTTAACTATTACAAAGTTGGCGGTAGCTTATCTCCAGAACATCCCAGCTATGTCAAGCGACAAGCAGATACAGAACTATATGAAAGTTTAAAAAATGGCGATTTTTGCTGTGTATTTAATTCCCGACAAATGGGAAAGTCTAGCTTGCGAGTTCAAGTCACAAAAAAACTAGCAGAAGAAGGCATCAAGTGTACTTCAATTGATATGACAACTATAGGCAGTTCTGAGCAAATTGCCGAAAATTTTTATGCAGATATCACTTTTGAATTGTGGTCGGCTTTTTTAGATGATATATCTAACTTTTATCCTTGGTGGAAAGAACATCAACTTTTATCACCATTGCAGCGATTAAGTCAATTTATTGATAAAGTACTGTTAATAACAATAACCCAAAATATTGTGATTTTTATCGATGAAATTGATAATTTAATCAATAGAAAAGCCAAAGATGAATTTTTAGAATTTATTCGTGCCTGCTATAACCAACGTGCAGATAAACTGCAATATAAACGCATTACATTTTGTCTGTTGGGTGTAGTCACACCATCAGATTTAAAAGATAAAAAGGGGATACCTTTTAATATTGGTAAAACAATTGAGTTGGCTGGATTTAGTTTAGAAGAAGCCCAGCAATCTTTAACCAAAGGATTAGTACAGAAAGTCGATGCACCTGAAGTAGTTTTACAAGAAATCTTATCTTGGACTGGTGGACAACCATTTCTGACGCAGAAATTATGTAAATTGATTCTGGAAAAAGGAGAAAACGCAAAGCTAAATATTGATGATATAGTTGAGAATTACATCGTTAAAAATTGGGAATTTTATGATGATCCAGAACATTTAAGAACAATTAAAAACCGATTACTAATCGGTAAAATATCAGCTTATAACCGACTAAAAATTTATCAACAAATATTGCATGAGCAACACATTGATGCTGATGATAGCACTGAGCAAATATCATTACGCTTATCAGGGCTAGTAGTTAAACAACAAAGTAAATTAAAAGTTTGTAATAAAATTTACGAAAATGTTTTTAATCAAAGTTGGGTTGAAAAAAATTTAGCCACACTACCACAACTGTTAGATGTAGATGTCAATACTGAATTAAAAAGTTCTAACATCTTAAATTATAGTTTGTTAGTACCCATAGCTCTTATTCTGGCTATCATCAGTTCAATTTCTCTGGGTTTTTCATACATAGTTGTTGAAAGTCAGCCGTGGAATCAAGCCTATAATAGTAGTAATATAGGGGCTATACTTGAGTGCCTTAGAGTCTGCTTTTTATTGACATTAGAAGTATATGTAATTTGTTCAGAGTTTAGTCAAGAAGCAATCCAGTTAATTCAGGAAAAAAGATTATATTTAAGACGTAGAGTTACATGCTTGGTAGGATTTATCTTTTGTTTAATGTTGGTATTTCATCACTTTTGGTATGGGCCGCATCAACTCTTAGGAAATAGCCAAGTAACTACAGAAGAATATTTTCATCAGTATCTAATACCTTATATATGGTATTTTCCTTACTCGATTGTTAACTTCATCGTTATAGGTGTTCCACTGTCTAGCTTAAGCATACATGTTGTTATAGAAGATTGTAACAAGCTTAGGATAAAAATCAAAAAATATAAAAATTATTTGACTCAAGTAACAAATGAAATATCTTTATTATCTTATATTGATAACAATGAAATTATCCAACAATTTAAACAAATCTACTGGTATTTTTATGAAAAAATTAACCGACCTCTGAATTTGCTCTTAGGTATTGTAATTCTGATTTATTTTGACGCAACATTCAGTAAAAGCACATTATCTCATAGTGCCTACTTCTGGACACAATTATTTTGTATATTCGGTTTTATGACTCCGGCAATTGTGTTGATTTTGTGGGGATTATTAGCATATCGAAAAAGTAGGGAAGATACTATTGGTGTTTTATTTAATTTTAATTGTGATTTCACGGAAATTGAAAGTCAGTATAGTACATTTAATTTATTAAAGAAAATCGTTAGGTCGAATATTTTTTTAATTACAATTTGTATAATCTGTTGTTTACAGATTATCTACACAATCTTTAAATTTTAG
- a CDS encoding AAA-like domain-containing protein has product MHSEEKIPWEDIKKLVDAIVFQSTKKYLTDLEVKVLKGSWEGKKYDDIARELNLTNTYIQNDVGAKLWKKLTDAIGEPVSKSNFRQALNRAKEKQKSQQIFPSTNLRELPHHPVPLNSPLYIERYSPESLHYTVESFCYEAIAQPAALIRIKAPRQMGKTSLLDRILAQARNYGYRTVRLNLQDVDEVNFSNLDNFLHWFCAYISLELNICDRVQDYWKQPIGSKISCKTYLQDYIFPQINTPLVLAFDEVDRIFSYPEVSQGFFGLLRTCHEEANNRYIWKQLRLVVVHSTENYGLLDINHSPFNVGESIELTEFTSIQVQDLAQRHQIDWSHDLVQELMAMVGGHPYLVRMAFYHFAQPTPGKWGSLEQLLQDAPRDTGIYSQHLRRHLGILRANVKLAAAFKQIISTIEPVSLDPILGYQLHSMGLIKWQSNQVIPRCELYRQYFKERLVD; this is encoded by the coding sequence ATGCACTCCGAAGAAAAAATTCCTTGGGAGGATATTAAGAAATTAGTTGATGCTATCGTATTTCAATCTACTAAGAAGTATCTTACTGACTTAGAAGTGAAAGTATTAAAAGGTAGTTGGGAGGGTAAAAAATATGATGATATTGCGAGAGAGTTAAATTTAACCAATACATATATTCAAAATGATGTTGGTGCTAAATTATGGAAAAAACTTACAGATGCTATCGGAGAACCTGTGAGTAAAAGTAATTTTCGCCAAGCACTAAATCGCGCCAAGGAAAAGCAAAAATCACAACAGATATTTCCATCTACTAATCTGCGAGAACTTCCTCATCATCCAGTTCCCCTCAATTCTCCTCTCTATATAGAACGGTACTCACCAGAATCGCTGCATTACACTGTAGAATCTTTTTGTTATGAAGCGATCGCCCAACCCGCAGCACTCATCCGCATCAAAGCACCGAGACAAATGGGGAAAACTTCTCTACTGGACAGAATTTTGGCTCAAGCACGCAACTATGGTTATCGCACAGTACGTTTAAACCTCCAAGATGTAGATGAAGTAAATTTTAGTAACTTAGATAACTTTTTGCATTGGTTTTGTGCATACATTAGCCTAGAACTAAATATTTGCGATCGCGTCCAAGATTATTGGAAACAACCCATAGGTAGTAAAATTAGCTGCAAAACATACTTACAAGACTATATATTTCCGCAAATAAATACCCCCTTAGTCTTGGCTTTTGATGAAGTAGATCGTATTTTCAGTTATCCTGAAGTGTCTCAAGGCTTTTTTGGACTACTGCGAACTTGTCACGAAGAAGCAAATAACCGATATATCTGGAAACAGCTACGACTGGTAGTAGTACATTCCACCGAAAATTATGGGCTATTGGATATCAATCATTCACCGTTTAATGTCGGAGAATCTATAGAATTAACTGAATTTACATCTATCCAAGTCCAAGATTTAGCACAGCGACATCAAATTGATTGGAGTCATGATTTAGTACAGGAACTCATGGCGATGGTAGGAGGACACCCATATCTAGTGCGGATGGCGTTTTATCATTTCGCTCAACCAACCCCAGGAAAATGGGGAAGTTTAGAACAATTGTTGCAAGACGCTCCTAGGGACACAGGAATTTATAGTCAACATTTGCGCCGACACTTAGGAATTCTGCGAGCAAATGTCAAATTAGCAGCCGCATTCAAACAAATAATTAGCACAATTGAACCTGTATCATTAGACCCAATATTAGGATATCAATTGCACAGTATGGGACTAATTAAATGGCAAAGTAATCAAGTCATACCACGCTGCGAGTTGTACCGACAATATTTTAAAGAACGTTTGGTAGATTAA
- a CDS encoding tetratricopeptide repeat protein, translating into MNQQQFEVIFEKLTSRRKEVLQRILAGETDAEIAAAMNIGEPSVRKFIERICQEFGLNSEHSDSRRYKRSELVTLVAKHKPDLLSERHPEVTHQVIVAETEDTDDANVTEFIMQLLSTHQPINEEFTKFILRFNFNEQEKKQMPKALNKIGYEHYLNSDFNKALSYLKIAVELKPDFASAHYNLGATYEKLDDWNQACEHYKIAMQYQNRAADAAINNLARLDILQGNNAAAIELIEPILSRVKDNTVKAALHKNLGWAYFQQNFYPQAKQHLLISLELEIDYAAAYGLLAQVQEAQGDKQEAILSWQNFLESYSHDQQLKRVRWKLPELEVWKLNAMRTVSSQNFQNSEIPDF; encoded by the coding sequence ATGAACCAACAACAATTCGAGGTGATATTTGAGAAACTGACAAGCCGACGAAAAGAGGTATTGCAAAGGATACTGGCTGGTGAGACGGATGCAGAGATAGCTGCGGCGATGAATATTGGTGAGCCTAGTGTCAGAAAATTTATTGAAAGGATATGTCAAGAGTTTGGGCTAAATAGTGAACATTCTGATAGCCGTCGCTACAAACGCTCAGAGTTAGTTACACTCGTTGCCAAACACAAGCCTGACTTACTCAGTGAGCGTCATCCTGAAGTTACACATCAAGTAATAGTAGCAGAGACGGAAGATACTGATGATGCTAATGTGACTGAATTCATTATGCAACTTCTGTCAACGCATCAACCCATAAATGAGGAATTTACTAAATTTATTCTGCGGTTTAATTTCAATGAACAGGAGAAAAAACAAATGCCTAAAGCTCTAAATAAAATTGGCTATGAACATTACTTAAATAGTGATTTTAATAAAGCGTTATCTTATCTAAAAATTGCTGTGGAATTAAAACCAGATTTTGCTTCGGCTCACTATAATTTAGGTGCGACTTATGAAAAGTTAGACGACTGGAATCAGGCTTGTGAACATTATAAAATTGCGATGCAATATCAAAACCGGGCGGCTGATGCAGCGATTAATAATTTAGCTCGGTTAGATATTTTACAAGGAAACAATGCGGCGGCGATAGAATTAATTGAGCCAATTTTATCAAGAGTGAAAGATAACACCGTCAAAGCAGCGTTACATAAGAATTTGGGTTGGGCATATTTTCAGCAAAATTTTTACCCACAAGCTAAACAACATTTACTCATATCATTAGAATTAGAAATTGATTATGCTGCTGCTTATGGTTTATTGGCACAAGTGCAAGAAGCACAAGGAGATAAACAAGAAGCAATTTTATCATGGCAAAACTTCCTAGAATCTTACTCTCATGATCAACAGTTAAAAAGAGTGCGTTGGAAGTTACCAGAATTAGAGGTTTGGAAATTGAATGCTATGAGAACTGTCAGTAGTCAAAATTTTCAAAATAGCGAGATCCCAGACTTCTGA